The sequence AAATAAAAGATACCTGTCACTCGCAAGCAAGTATGATTTGATAGCGTGCACGTTGCTTTCTCTACTTGTTTGCTAGATGACGAAATAGTCATCAGGAAACATAGTTACCTTCCCGGCCCTCCTAATATTGAGCCAGTATAACGTCGAAAATGTGGCAGCTGAAAGATGGGCTACACAAGGCTTTCGAGTGGTAATCGTTTTCAGCTGTGTACAccagaacaacgtgaaatgaaaatTGCCTTTCTCAAGGACACGACGCACCGcgtccaggaatcaaacccacaacttTGTGAATTGCGATCCCAGTACATGAGCCACTTGGTCACGCATTTTCACATTGTAGATCACATCTACAATGTTTTTTATTCAAACACcgatatttgaattttattagtAGCTTCATTTTAAATATGCAAAATTATGTCACTTACCAAGGCATTCTCCCacttctcctttctctcctttcatTTTAATAACACCATCAGTATCGTTGACAAAGACTGCCGGTCCAGGAGGCCCAGGTGATCCTTTCATTCCAATTTCTCCTTTTAATCCTCTGATACCAGGTACACCTGGTTCTCCAGGTATTCCTACTCCAAGGTCTCCTTTCGCTCCCTTCTCACCCTTTTCACCATCTCCTGGTAAACCATTTAAACCGGCTTCACCCTTTGGGCCAATTCT comes from Octopus bimaculoides isolate UCB-OBI-ISO-001 unplaced genomic scaffold, ASM119413v2 Scaffold_53332, whole genome shotgun sequence and encodes:
- the LOC106875829 gene encoding collagen alpha-1(IX) chain-like, producing GNIGTPGKRGKKGERGKHGSKGDKGEIGLPGALRIGPKGEAGLNGLPGDGEKGEKGAKGDLGVGIPGEPGVPGIRGLKGEIGMKGSPGPPGPAVFVNDTDGVIKMKGEKGEVGECLGK